From the genome of Dioscorea cayenensis subsp. rotundata cultivar TDr96_F1 unplaced genomic scaffold, TDr96_F1_v2_PseudoChromosome.rev07_lg8_w22 25.fasta BLBR01001339.1, whole genome shotgun sequence, one region includes:
- the LOC120256210 gene encoding uncharacterized protein LOC120256210 — translation MKKFFRSQNLWKIIEEGVVKEDTEAKEEGVEAKIRGMGYDLTDEEVVSKVMRSLSSRFVHVVTSVEEAKDISKLSLDELSGSLQAHEARFNQFSDRHEDRAFVMRGDPSGDRNFMRGRRKIYRGRGRENDSPGDVGYGSQRSGDHR, via the exons ATGAAGAAATTCTTTAGGTCTCAGAATTTATGGAAAATCATTGAAGAGGGTGTAGTCAAAGAAGATACAGAAGCAAAGGAAGAAGGTGTAGAAGCAAAG ATTAGAGGCATGGGTTATGATTTGACAGATGAGGAAGTAGTGTCAAAGGTAATGAGAAGCTTGTCTTCAAGGTTTGTTCATGTTGTAACTTCAGTAGAAGAAGCCAAAGATATTTCTAAATTATCTTTAGATGAATTGAGTGGCTCTTTGCAAGCACATGAGGCTAGATTTAATCAATTTTCTGATAGACATGAAGATAGAGCATTTGTAATGAGAGGAGATCCAAGTGGTGATAGGAATTTtatgagaggaagaagaaaaatttatagaggaagaggaagagaaaatgACAGTCCAGGAGATGTTGGTTATGGTAGTCAGAGATCAGGTGATCATAGATAA